In Microvenator marinus, one genomic interval encodes:
- a CDS encoding phosphotransferase family protein: MSFDPEQWLRDHLGGPVDRIDPLSGGLVNQVFKVVCPDRVLVLKHAAPHLATNPEIDLPISRMDVEVEALKILGELELPNGVHWPEVLVHDRPQSTFLMSFVQGRGLAEILADEDYVSRLKGHGRTLGGWLGTLHARSSVSERREEFAGRIDNTAIQKVRSEVQYRGLAAMLDDPRFDEPAEWVASRFSGCAGECMILGDLWPASLLLNGDSWGVIDLEFAHWGFPEQDLAHLLAHLRMWALCSENSAPVEEFAAELTDAYFEVFSWQAENFKAANIHFGFEILARAIGPFRSGYLFENASLADIKTAKAMAERAIVEGIGCFKVS; encoded by the coding sequence ATGAGTTTTGACCCTGAACAATGGCTTCGAGACCACTTGGGTGGTCCCGTTGACCGAATCGACCCTCTCTCTGGGGGACTCGTAAATCAGGTCTTCAAGGTGGTGTGTCCGGACCGGGTGCTGGTTTTGAAACATGCCGCCCCACATCTTGCGACCAACCCGGAGATTGATCTCCCAATTTCGCGCATGGACGTTGAAGTGGAGGCCTTGAAGATATTGGGGGAATTGGAATTGCCCAACGGTGTGCATTGGCCAGAAGTCCTAGTCCATGACCGCCCTCAGAGCACCTTCCTCATGAGTTTTGTACAAGGCCGTGGCCTTGCCGAAATTCTCGCGGACGAAGATTATGTGAGCCGATTGAAGGGTCATGGGCGAACTCTCGGCGGTTGGCTCGGCACGCTGCATGCCAGGTCGTCGGTCTCGGAGCGCCGAGAAGAATTTGCGGGGCGCATTGACAACACTGCTATCCAAAAGGTGCGCTCGGAGGTTCAGTATCGAGGACTGGCTGCCATGCTGGACGATCCTCGGTTTGATGAGCCCGCGGAGTGGGTAGCGTCGCGGTTTTCGGGGTGTGCAGGCGAGTGCATGATTTTGGGCGATCTTTGGCCCGCGTCACTGCTTCTGAACGGTGATTCGTGGGGAGTCATTGACCTTGAGTTTGCTCACTGGGGCTTTCCAGAACAGGACCTTGCTCATCTCTTGGCGCACCTTCGGATGTGGGCTCTTTGCTCCGAGAATTCGGCCCCCGTCGAGGAGTTTGCAGCTGAACTCACTGATGCCTACTTCGAAGTCTTTAGCTGGCAGGCCGAGAACTTCAAGGCCGCCAATATACATTTTGGGTTTGAGATTTTGGCTCGCGCTATCGGACCTTTTCGAAGTGGATATCTTTTTGAAAATGCGTCATTAGCGGATATCAAAACCGCAAAGGCGATGGCAGAAAGAGCCATTGTCGAGGGCATCGGATGTTTCAAAGTCTCCTAG
- a CDS encoding MTAP family purine nucleoside phosphorylase — protein sequence MQDVQKSVGVILGSAFYEGLEGELIPINVQTSFGNVLLFQRERVSGPPAYVLFRHGVPHSTLPHQINYRANAAALAQLGVGALLVTSSVGVLDSKIPINTPLVIDDLLMPENRLPDGSACTMFVEPGQGGHLVLEEGIVSHELSGFCASLINEKTGHEAHRVVFGYVGGPRTKTPAENRMWALWGAQVNSMSVGPELVLANELQIPCAGLVVGHKYSHPDIPNPDSEGVEASLVAARQVFKDIVFEFMDNAYPVQYKNSIYTF from the coding sequence ATGCAAGACGTACAAAAAAGTGTCGGAGTCATTCTTGGGAGCGCGTTTTACGAAGGGCTTGAGGGAGAGCTCATTCCGATCAACGTGCAGACGTCGTTCGGCAATGTGCTCCTTTTCCAACGAGAGAGGGTCTCAGGGCCACCTGCTTACGTTTTGTTTCGTCACGGGGTGCCACACAGCACTTTGCCTCATCAAATCAACTACAGGGCGAATGCGGCGGCTCTGGCGCAGCTTGGCGTGGGCGCCTTGCTTGTGACGAGCTCCGTTGGGGTCTTGGATTCCAAGATTCCGATCAACACGCCGCTCGTCATTGATGACCTCTTGATGCCCGAAAATCGCCTTCCGGACGGGAGTGCGTGCACGATGTTTGTAGAACCAGGTCAAGGCGGTCATCTAGTGCTCGAGGAAGGTATCGTCTCTCACGAACTCAGCGGTTTTTGCGCCTCACTCATCAATGAGAAGACCGGACACGAGGCGCATCGTGTGGTGTTTGGATACGTAGGTGGACCCAGGACCAAGACGCCCGCGGAAAACCGAATGTGGGCGCTTTGGGGGGCACAAGTGAACTCCATGTCGGTAGGGCCGGAGCTTGTACTCGCGAACGAACTCCAGATTCCATGCGCCGGACTGGTCGTGGGTCATAAATACTCTCATCCCGATATCCCAAACCCTGATTCCGAAGGGGTCGAGGCATCGTTGGTCGCGGCACGTCAGGTCTTTAAGGACATCGTGTTCGAGTTCATGGACAACGCGTATCCGGTTCAGTACAAGAACTCCATCTACACGTTCTGA
- a CDS encoding NAD-dependent epimerase/dehydratase family protein, whose translation MNSKKKVVIAGGRGFIGQALIAALADSFEIIGLSRRSQESDGGVEWRACDLFSRAQTQEALKGADIAVYLVHSMLPSARLTQGDFEDMDLICADNFARGALANGVQHIVYLGGILPKGTGVSRHLESRHEVEIALAAYGTPVTSLRAGLIVGPNGSSTAIVVRLVKKLPVMLCPAWTRMNTQPIALQDVVHLLKFCLENPEQTKNQVFDIGGRELMTYKGMMAETARIMGVKRLMMDVPFDSPRISSGWVSTFTEAPLELVAPLIESLQHSMVAEDSRLLEMAGLEPTPFEISMREAVEFEFQKSKNPVAFDKKGSRNAEESTVRSAQRLPLPQGKHATWVAEEYARWLPDFLAPLMRVKVQDRMTCFYVKGITRPLLELELAEISAEDRQVFWIRGGLLAHPNPKGRLEFREVLGGRATLAAIHDFRPKLPWYIYRYSQALAHLFVMHGFSEHLSEST comes from the coding sequence ATGAATTCCAAAAAGAAAGTCGTCATCGCTGGGGGTCGCGGATTTATCGGGCAAGCCTTGATTGCAGCACTGGCCGACTCCTTCGAGATCATCGGCCTCTCAAGGCGAAGCCAGGAATCAGACGGTGGCGTGGAATGGCGCGCCTGCGACCTATTCTCGAGAGCACAGACTCAAGAGGCGCTCAAAGGGGCAGATATCGCGGTCTATCTAGTCCACTCCATGTTGCCGAGCGCGCGCCTTACACAAGGTGACTTTGAGGACATGGACCTTATCTGCGCCGACAATTTCGCACGTGGTGCGCTCGCAAATGGGGTTCAACACATTGTGTATTTGGGCGGTATCTTACCCAAAGGAACTGGCGTTTCGCGGCATCTAGAGAGCCGCCACGAGGTCGAGATTGCGCTCGCCGCTTATGGAACTCCAGTCACATCGCTGCGTGCCGGCTTGATTGTGGGTCCCAACGGCTCGTCAACGGCCATCGTGGTGCGACTGGTCAAAAAGCTCCCGGTCATGCTTTGTCCAGCATGGACGCGGATGAACACGCAGCCGATCGCGCTCCAAGACGTGGTTCATCTCTTGAAGTTCTGCCTCGAAAACCCCGAACAAACCAAGAACCAGGTCTTTGACATCGGTGGAAGGGAGCTCATGACCTACAAAGGCATGATGGCTGAAACAGCGCGAATCATGGGGGTCAAACGCCTGATGATGGATGTGCCCTTTGACTCCCCGCGAATTTCATCCGGCTGGGTTTCTACGTTCACCGAAGCCCCGTTGGAGCTCGTGGCACCACTCATCGAAAGCCTTCAACACAGCATGGTCGCGGAAGATAGCCGCTTATTGGAGATGGCTGGCCTCGAACCTACCCCGTTTGAAATCAGCATGCGCGAGGCCGTGGAGTTCGAGTTCCAGAAGTCCAAGAACCCAGTCGCGTTTGACAAGAAAGGCTCGCGAAATGCCGAGGAGAGTACGGTTCGCTCGGCGCAGAGGCTCCCTTTGCCTCAAGGCAAGCACGCAACGTGGGTGGCCGAAGAATACGCCCGCTGGCTCCCGGACTTTCTGGCTCCCTTAATGCGGGTCAAGGTTCAGGACCGAATGACCTGCTTCTACGTCAAAGGCATCACACGGCCACTCCTCGAACTCGAGCTCGCCGAGATCAGCGCCGAAGACCGTCAGGTGTTTTGGATTCGAGGAGGTCTGCTTGCTCATCCGAACCCCAAGGGGCGCCTCGAGTTCCGAGAAGTCTTGGGTGGGCGGGCTACTCTTGCCGCAATCCACGACTTCCGCCCGAAGCTCCCGTGGTACATCTACCGATATTCTCAGGCGCTCGCCCATCTCTTTGTGATGCATGGATTCTCTGAACATCTTTCGGAATCAACGTAG
- a CDS encoding OmpP1/FadL family transporter — protein sequence MTILLAGQAKAAGFALAEQGAAASGNASAHTASKDSPDLAYFNPALLALSPGFRAQLGASFLFSSLEHDGEALTKTESPPGTPPTLKLSYIHDFEAFRAGMSIYAGVPFGSGVTWPNTWPGRFEITSIQLRVWELNLNPVVQTRVADVELSLGGGPRLLASTVGLTRKIDAVENEGEVELAGEASGVAWQANGAVTWKGVTLGAHYRSPKDLNFEGSADFRDVPPELSGRAQDQNVSTMLGLPSRLAIGVSWRHQNHEFMLDVERFGWSSFETFGINFENPDTPDVLEPRLWQDTWSFRGGYHLRLLEERLSTRAGFAWDPSPAPAATLSPTLPDADRVSGTLGAGWKFGSGVSTDIAFGATLLLEREPTNPNAIPGKIRGSIPFVAVGVSYEL from the coding sequence ATGACGATCTTGCTCGCTGGCCAAGCCAAAGCGGCGGGCTTTGCTTTGGCCGAACAGGGTGCCGCTGCATCCGGCAACGCGAGCGCGCATACCGCGTCCAAGGACTCCCCGGATCTCGCCTACTTCAATCCTGCTCTGCTCGCGTTAAGTCCTGGTTTTCGAGCCCAGCTAGGCGCAAGTTTCCTATTTTCATCTTTAGAACACGACGGAGAGGCTCTTACCAAAACCGAGTCACCTCCGGGTACCCCACCGACCCTTAAGCTTAGCTATATCCATGATTTCGAGGCGTTTCGGGCGGGTATGAGCATCTATGCGGGTGTGCCCTTTGGTTCCGGCGTGACTTGGCCCAACACGTGGCCTGGGCGTTTTGAAATCACCTCCATTCAACTTCGGGTTTGGGAGCTCAACCTCAATCCGGTTGTCCAGACCCGCGTCGCAGACGTGGAACTCAGCCTCGGAGGCGGGCCACGTCTTTTGGCAAGTACGGTCGGACTGACTCGGAAAATCGATGCCGTGGAAAATGAGGGCGAGGTGGAGCTGGCTGGGGAGGCGAGCGGTGTGGCGTGGCAGGCGAATGGCGCGGTGACATGGAAAGGGGTGACGCTCGGGGCTCATTATCGAAGCCCCAAGGACCTAAATTTTGAAGGCTCGGCTGATTTCCGAGACGTTCCGCCCGAGCTCTCAGGGCGCGCTCAAGACCAAAATGTGTCCACCATGCTCGGCCTTCCTTCTCGCCTTGCGATTGGTGTGTCGTGGCGGCATCAAAACCACGAGTTCATGCTGGATGTTGAGAGATTCGGATGGTCTTCATTTGAGACTTTTGGAATCAACTTTGAGAATCCGGATACTCCCGACGTGTTGGAGCCAAGGCTGTGGCAGGATACCTGGTCCTTCCGTGGCGGCTATCATTTGCGGCTTCTCGAAGAACGTCTCAGCACTCGTGCTGGCTTTGCGTGGGACCCATCTCCTGCGCCTGCGGCGACCCTGAGCCCTACTCTGCCGGACGCCGATCGCGTCTCCGGGACCTTGGGAGCTGGCTGGAAATTTGGTTCGGGAGTCTCAACGGATATCGCTTTTGGTGCCACCCTCTTGCTCGAGCGAGAACCGACCAATCCGAACGCCATTCCAGGCAAGATTAGAGGCTCGATACCTTTTGTAGCCGTGGGCGTGTCGTACGAGCTCTAG